Proteins co-encoded in one Mycobacterium mantenii genomic window:
- a CDS encoding ammonium transporter — protein sequence MPGGQLWADRRRLRVTYPILGQPNTGDTAWMLASSALVLLMTPGLAFFYGGMVRARSVLNMLMMSISAMGVVTVLWVLYGYSIAFGDDAGGVVGKPTSFWGLKGLIGVNAVAADPSKGTAATDIPLAGTLPATVFVAFQLMFAIITVALISGAVSDRLKFGAWLVFAGLWATFVYFPVAHWVFAFDGFASEKGGWIANKLHAIDFAGGTAVHINSGVAGLMLAIVLGKRRGWPTTLFRPHNLPFVMLGAGLLWFGWYGFNAGSATSSNGVAGSTFMTTTVATATAMLGWMLTERIRDGKATTLGAASGIVAGLVAITPSCSSVNVLGALVVGLVAGVVCALAVGLKFKLGFDDSLDVVGVHLVGGLAGTLLVGLLAAPESPAINGVTGVSKGLFYGGGWAQLERQAVGAFSVLIYSGVVTLILALILKYTIGLRLNPEAEATGIDEAEHAESGYDFAVATGSVLPPRVAVADTRNGLEEERVGDKVEAEQS from the coding sequence ATGCCTGGTGGCCAGTTGTGGGCCGACCGGAGGAGATTGCGAGTGACATACCCGATACTGGGCCAGCCCAATACCGGCGATACCGCCTGGATGTTGGCCAGTTCCGCGCTGGTGCTGTTGATGACGCCGGGTCTGGCGTTTTTCTACGGCGGAATGGTGCGCGCCAGAAGCGTTCTGAACATGCTCATGATGAGCATCAGCGCGATGGGCGTCGTCACCGTGCTGTGGGTGCTCTACGGCTATTCGATCGCCTTTGGCGACGACGCCGGCGGCGTCGTCGGAAAGCCGACCTCATTTTGGGGCCTGAAGGGCCTCATCGGTGTCAACGCGGTGGCCGCCGATCCGAGCAAAGGCACTGCGGCAACGGACATCCCGTTGGCGGGAACCCTGCCAGCCACCGTGTTCGTGGCGTTCCAGCTGATGTTCGCGATCATCACCGTCGCCCTGATTTCCGGCGCGGTGTCCGACCGGCTGAAGTTCGGCGCCTGGCTGGTGTTCGCCGGTCTGTGGGCGACGTTCGTCTACTTCCCGGTCGCCCATTGGGTTTTCGCGTTCGACGGGTTCGCCTCCGAGAAGGGTGGCTGGATCGCCAACAAGCTGCACGCGATCGACTTCGCCGGCGGGACCGCGGTCCACATCAATTCCGGTGTGGCGGGCCTGATGCTGGCGATCGTGCTGGGCAAGCGCCGCGGTTGGCCCACCACCTTGTTCCGGCCGCACAACCTACCGTTCGTGATGCTCGGTGCCGGGCTGCTGTGGTTCGGGTGGTACGGCTTCAACGCCGGATCGGCCACCAGCTCCAACGGCGTCGCCGGGTCGACCTTCATGACCACCACGGTCGCGACGGCCACCGCGATGCTGGGCTGGATGCTCACCGAGCGCATCCGTGACGGCAAGGCGACGACGCTGGGCGCGGCGTCCGGGATCGTCGCGGGCCTGGTCGCCATCACGCCGTCGTGCTCGTCGGTCAACGTGCTGGGCGCGCTGGTGGTGGGCCTGGTGGCCGGCGTGGTGTGCGCGCTGGCGGTCGGCCTGAAGTTCAAGCTGGGCTTCGACGACTCGCTCGACGTGGTCGGGGTGCACCTGGTCGGCGGTCTGGCCGGCACGCTGCTGGTGGGGCTGCTCGCCGCACCGGAGAGCCCGGCCATCAACGGCGTCACCGGCGTGTCCAAGGGATTGTTCTACGGCGGCGGCTGGGCTCAGCTCGAGCGGCAGGCGGTCGGCGCGTTCAGTGTCCTCATCTACTCTGGGGTGGTTACGCTGATCCTGGCGTTGATCCTGAAATACACCATCGGGCTTCGTCTCAACCCAGAGGCGGAGGCCACGGGTATCGACGAGGCGGAGCACGCCGAGAGTGGCTACGACTTCGCCGTGGCCACTGGTTCGGTTCTCCCGCCCCGGGTCGCCGTGGCGGATACCCGCAACGGCCTGGAGGAGGAGCGAGTGGGCGACAAAGTGGAGGCAGAGCAGTCATGA
- the ftsY gene encoding signal recognition particle-docking protein FtsY has protein sequence MSQGLWIAIAVVAALVVITALVLGLLRYRRRRISFSTRPEPGAIDRSGGYTASSGITFSQTTTADRLDTTGLPAVGDDATIPRDAPRRTISEVELPEPETLAPPPSDLQAPPAPPAPAPETQAAPAAPAAPEAPAPETQAAPEIEEIAPTEGRLERLRGRLARSQNALGRSVLGLIGGGDLDEDAWQDVEDTLLVADLGPVVAESVISQLRSRLAGSDVRTEADAKAVLRDVLIKELQPGMDRSIRALPHDDHPSVLLIVGVNGTGKTTTVGKLARVLVADGRRVVLGAADTFRAAAADQLQTWASRVGAEVVRGAEGADPASVAFDAVDKGIAAGADVVLIDTAGRLHTKVGLMDELDKVKRVVTRRAAVDEVLLVLDATIGQNGLAQARVFAEVVEITGAVLTKLDGTAKGGIVFRVQQELGVPVKLVGLGEGPDDLAPFEPAAFVDALLG, from the coding sequence GTGTCCCAAGGTCTTTGGATCGCCATCGCGGTCGTCGCTGCCCTGGTCGTCATCACCGCGCTGGTCCTGGGGCTGCTGCGGTATCGCCGGCGCCGCATCAGCTTCTCGACCCGGCCCGAACCCGGGGCGATCGACCGTTCCGGCGGCTACACCGCGTCCTCCGGCATCACCTTCAGCCAGACCACCACGGCCGATCGGCTCGACACCACCGGTCTACCCGCGGTAGGCGACGACGCGACCATTCCCCGCGACGCGCCGCGGCGCACCATCTCCGAGGTCGAACTCCCCGAACCCGAGACCCTCGCGCCGCCGCCGTCGGACCTGCAGGCCCCGCCCGCGCCGCCGGCTCCGGCACCCGAAACGCAGGCCGCCCCCGCCGCACCGGCCGCCCCTGAGGCTCCGGCACCCGAAACGCAGGCCGCCCCCGAGATCGAGGAGATCGCGCCCACCGAAGGCCGGCTGGAGCGGCTGCGCGGCAGGCTGGCCAGGTCGCAGAACGCGCTCGGGCGCAGCGTGCTGGGACTGATCGGCGGCGGCGACCTGGACGAGGACGCCTGGCAGGACGTCGAGGACACGCTGCTGGTCGCCGACCTGGGCCCGGTGGTCGCCGAATCGGTGATCTCCCAGCTCCGCAGTCGCCTGGCCGGCAGCGACGTGCGCACCGAGGCCGACGCCAAGGCCGTGCTGCGCGACGTGCTGATCAAGGAGTTGCAGCCCGGCATGGACCGGTCGATCCGGGCGCTGCCCCACGACGACCATCCCTCGGTGCTGCTGATTGTCGGGGTCAACGGCACCGGAAAGACCACCACCGTCGGCAAGTTGGCCCGGGTGCTGGTCGCCGACGGGCGGCGCGTCGTCCTGGGCGCCGCCGACACCTTCCGCGCCGCGGCGGCCGATCAGCTGCAGACCTGGGCGTCGCGGGTGGGTGCGGAAGTCGTGCGCGGGGCCGAGGGCGCCGACCCGGCCTCCGTGGCGTTCGACGCCGTCGACAAGGGCATCGCCGCGGGTGCCGACGTGGTGCTCATCGACACCGCGGGACGGCTGCACACCAAGGTCGGACTGATGGACGAGCTCGACAAAGTTAAGCGGGTCGTAACACGGCGAGCCGCCGTCGACGAGGTGTTGCTGGTGCTCGACGCCACCATCGGGCAGAACGGACTGGCCCAGGCGCGGGTGTTCGCCGAGGTGGTCGAGATCACCGGTGCCGTGCTGACCAAACTGGACGGAACGGCTAAGGGCGGCATCGTCTTTCGGGTTCAGCAGGAACTCGGCGTGCCGGTCAAACTGGTCGGTCTCGGGGAAGGCCCCGACGATCTCGCGCCGTTCGAACCGGCCGCTTTCGTCGACGCGCTGCTCGGCTGA
- the glnB gene encoding nitrogen regulatory protein P-II, which produces MKLITAIVKPFTLDDVKTSLEDAGVLGMTVSEIQGYGRQKGHTEVYRGAEYSVDFVPKVRIEVVVDDSIVDKVVDSIVRAARTGKIGDGKVWVSPVETIVRVRTGERGTDAL; this is translated from the coding sequence ATGAAGCTGATCACCGCGATCGTAAAGCCGTTCACGCTCGATGACGTGAAGACCAGTCTCGAGGACGCGGGCGTCCTGGGGATGACGGTCAGCGAAATCCAGGGCTACGGACGGCAGAAGGGTCACACCGAGGTCTACCGGGGCGCCGAATATTCGGTCGACTTCGTGCCCAAGGTGCGCATCGAGGTCGTTGTCGACGACTCCATCGTCGACAAGGTCGTGGACAGCATCGTCCGGGCCGCGCGCACCGGCAAGATCGGTGACGGCAAAGTGTGGGTGAGCCCCGTGGAAACCATTGTGCGGGTGCGTACCGGCGAGCGCGGAACCGATGCGCTATGA